The Watersipora subatra chromosome 7, tzWatSuba1.1, whole genome shotgun sequence genomic interval taaaacatattgcagatttccattgttttccccaacattattgacatgtatgactgcatatgtgtatgcatagtctgatcaaagcaaaaactttcagTAGACTACATATTTGGAGTGGTTTTATAGTATGAAAAACAACtttcaataaacctcttgctgtaagtgaatctgttcccgtggacaggtaatgcagctagcggttcgCATTTGGAGCCGTGGCATCACTTGGGGATGCGCGTgagaccttttttgccccgagtgcagcgagagtctccaggtGCGGCGCTCTGGATGAAtaagttggcgagtgcgaggcgattgattgcgaagcgagtgcgaggcgattgagtgcgaggcgattgattgcaaggcgattgagtgtgaggcgattatttgcgaggcgagtgcaaggtgactgagtgcgaggcgattgattgcgaggcgagtgcaaggtgattgcgaagcgagtgcaagagcgcaattgtcaactgctcggtgGGTAAAGACTGGTCGGCCGAGTCAGCGGTTCGGCGGCAAAAGTGTGCGAtcatcaactgcaaatatagacgggtatgaacagatgcatgaatctagacgcatgaatctagaatatttactagattttacactcatctagctgtaaaacaaatTGTAGATTTCTGTTGTTCCCCCCAACATTATtggcatgtatatgtgtatgcataccctgatcagggcaacaatttcagtagactgcatatttggagttgttttacagtatgaaagacaactctcaataaacctcttgctgcacgtgaatctgttcccataggcgggtaatgcagctagtgcatatatatacagtcaaacatggataactcgaacttcatgggaccgagcaaaagtgttcgaattatcagagcgttcaagttatcagagcactgtcacaagtccatgtatttacttattattagtagatacatgtacatatgcaaactataatataaatcaaaggcacaaatggcttgtttcaaattaaatgcttctaatgtaaagtttaaaacgttttcatcaaaaagtatagagatttttctatcacttgagattggtttgttgtttgaggtgatgttattgccaggacgttttttagattgacattgacaaaacttgatcgttgttgaaatgctcaaaagaaaagacatctttttcttttgagcgttttacccacgatcaattttgccgatttttcttgaagtttatgcaaagattaccttactttaactgggattcgttaagagcaacactccgaggcagttcaattagaagttttacgaggttttacggtacattgtatatcactcgcgctttttgaatggatacttattgaatgtacatacgtattctgtgtttaggtcaaacgatgaatagttttttagctaagacaacgtatacgtttaattacttacaacaatttttaagacgttttaaacattcaacattccaacgttgattcaacacggaatcaacgtcggaaaactattcgtcacgggctagccgggtcacgcactcaaggattttcgccacgcacatacaaaacaacatgctgtttttgttttgtatgtgcgtggcgaaaatccttgcgcgcgtgacccggcaagcccgtgctattcatcgtatagcagtataaatcaaatttgaccaaacctttagaaaagtcgttgacaaaaatattttgccgatggtggtaataacaacgcttatgaattacgaaaagatgaggtttacctctatggctttgaataaagtgattttctaaagcgataacaaccgtttcggtagccgttgggcaaaaaaacagttcgaattaacagtgctgagttcgagttatctatagcaatttatcattacgtgggaacggaccaaagaaaccgttcgaattaatcATGTGTTCGaactatccgtggacgagttatccatgtttgactgtatatgattTTGAGGAAATCTGGTTAtgtattttttttgtaaactttgtGTTTTAGTAAATTAGTTCAAGCGGGAAGCATACATGTATTAACCAATtgccattaaagattggcaagtgtaataagtatgtgcacaattattccattgcaAACAATCCAGGTAGCTTAGTGGTTAGCTCACATGTATAGAAAAATGGAGGTTAAGAGTTCAATTTCAATATGAAGTGGATTTTCGTTCCTATAACTTTATCACTCCAACTGGACACACGAATAACAAACACCGagattcatatacatgtatacatatatcttATGTTTCTTATGTCCATcttctatttatatatttctcaaagtttgtaggATTAATTGttcggctatagatcttaaaactcttggaataaatattctgtACCAAAGAGGATTCAATCTCGGACCCTgccgttcaccagtctgacgccttacccactagactacagaaatcgaatagctagcttgccaatataagtcattatatgagagcagctacctaactgctttgcgtatgccgcgggtcatagcataacgtcatgagaagctgttgctcacattattaaacgtactgGCTAATAGTGCACAGGCCAATAGCAAAAACTCTCaccacttctcattgtttataagacaaaatgcttttctcatgatgtgtagtttgaaagttagaatggcaaatgttgttttatatgttaaatacaaatcaattttctgtccaaagacttttctattccccaggcaacgccgggtagcacagctagtatatatgtatatatttctcaaagtcggTTTTCGGTATGTCAGgctttagctattaaaatattggaattaaAGATTCACATTATGCTGGATATGAACTCACAAAGAATGTGATCGCAGATTTGCAATCAAACTCTCTAACCATGAGACCACAAAAGCTCTTGCCATATATAGCGCATACTACACAACGTATACTTAGTTtcccgttttcacacaaaaatgacgtattaattgaaactctacgAACACTTTTAGCTCCAtgaaacgcgatgctttttcgtcTTCGCCatactagggctaatttgtttttagcaaaacggtatcaacaatagattctcctgaaattaaaacttggcgatttgtgtactgattatatacagagGAACTTTGGTTTTCGAATGCTTTGGTTCTTGACCAttactgtttaaaaaaaattttcaacgatttttgatgtaactgatctgttgcatttttcgCTGTTTCACTATCCATTTCTGCCATTTTTGGTACGGTATCTTAccctttaatgttttttatgtttaagatAAAAACATTCGAAATGTTcacatttgttttctttttccatcatcataaatagaaaaccctttattaatgttaaacacgatctatatctacccgtttttatttatagtatgcagtacagtttatgatgtaaaatgttgaaaaaatactttaccgatgttgttttctcgccttagAACAGATTAAAATGTTCATACATTTATTTCAATAAGAAAAATTGTTTAGGATCTTGCAAAAATCGGTTTGAACTACCTCCTGGCACGGaatatgttcgagaaccgaggtttatggcgccttacagtgcctcgcgttgcgagttcacaactcgagttgtacagctcgagttgcgaacacgcaacgcgaggcactgtaaggcgccatagaggttccactgtacgttattaaaagatatacgtcgctggaaattatcaaattttaaatttaccgtaatttgaaaacctttacagttgttttatttattttcaatttagttgtcctgcacaaaatgCATCTGTCCCTACAGTCgattgaaaaagtttgaaaatcttcaCAGTTGTTTGTTTtctcttctaatttatttcaactacacaaaacacttttctcctgatatgtagtttgaaagttagaatggcaaatgttgttatatgttaaatacaaatcaattttctgtccaaattcttttttattacccggacaacgccAGGTTGTACAACTAGTATAATACGGTATATATTTCTAAGTATTGGTGAGTAGGTGCGtccagctatagatatagctatagggcacgctgattattttactaatgcggccacgcgttacgTTGtccctgttaaaaaatatttctcgTAAGGTTCAATGaatatatctggggtcaaggccaattcttttcgcGTGAACAATTGTCGTACGTTGTCTCCGTAAGAGGAGTCTCGGTAAAGTAGGAGTATCTCCGTATTCAGAGTtctgatagatagcttctgctggaacagtaacctttttttatacacactcacttctatgcaagaattgttattattaattaaacatattcaggatgtttattttgttttctcagttcgtattaattgtattaataccgaatcatcttttattgtcatcgtagcaaaaccgacttaatttagctattacttgctgatTACTTCTaatttatatgtacatctaaacctttttaaagtcgtttaatttttttttgagttgtttgacctgcacgaaacgtTTAcatcatggtatgaagtttaaaagttgtttgacaaagtttgaaaacctttacagttgtttttatttctctcttaatttatttcaattacacaaaacacttttctcatgatatatagtttaaaagttaaaatggcaaatgttgttatatgttaaatacaaatcaattttctgaccaaggacttttttattacttgggcaatgtcgggtagcacagctagtatatatatatatatatatatatatatatatatatatatatatatatatatatatatatatatatatatatatatactagaaattccactgtcatacagcccacgaccaaagtgatattggaaaaaaagaaagggtactgatggttgagaaatttgcaatattagcagtcaaataggataactgcaatggtagctgtgatgtactgggtgtgggtgttattatatacaacaaatagcaataatgaaaggaaaagattatatgtttatatctctcttcctgcaaaaagagaaatgcaatattggccaatattagaagtaaaatgcactgatattattagaataaccagtattattaatatagtaataatataaaaccaatgcctaattttgtttacatttcaaaacgtcatagctaacaagatcacgaagttgtgatatttatataggtttttaaaaaatctgtactacgtagtcattgttctgtagtcatccaaacttataattaattattgtactaatctcataagaactgttaaaaaatatcgtcatttcctttacttatactgcgttggacatcagttagaatacgaaagtactcaaatgcgtcggcaaatgaaattgaaaatgaaaaaattgaaatcggcaagaatgaaacgatttctgtactcctatgttaattgccgaaaccttcggtaattcgacaatgctatagactgatgaaaagttcacgtttttttcgtgaaatgggcaagactttatcgttctattctctgtcgctcggcatttcaatttctgttcttaacttttattaaaccaagcttttcaaccgttttgtggcaattttcgtccaaattaatctgtctatttgtgtgtaatccgatcagatgggttagttttaggaatttgcggtaacctttcaatggcttggtgacatatttaaataggtttatattcgttttgtatcattattatacttaaacgactttactgaaaaatagttaaatttgttgataggatttcgttgcaagggtttgatgacggccgttaacggataattttttgggagttgtgtgcacatgtgcatttatcataaatctcccaatcaatcgcttcactcttgtttggtcgtgggataaatatatatataattgcaaACAACCAGTGTTcttgtaataaaaacattttcacaacatgaaaagataattccTACCTGATGGGTACCCTTTTCGGATGATTCGATATTCATTTCTCCATTGCATGTAGTAATTAAAGGCATCATCATTCTCCGCAACATGTTTAAGATGATCTGCTAAGGCCTTTGGTGAAGTGAAGTTCTTAACATGTATGAAACTGTTTGGTGGAGCGACTTGCCTATACTCCTCTATGGAGAGACCTCCCAGCGCGACGGGTATTGTATATGGTTTGGCTTCTAAAACCTTCCATAGCTTCTCCGTAATATAATCTTCGCAGAGTGAGTTCTCAAAAGCCAGGTAAAATGTGTAGCCCTTCATTGACTGATCTTGAGtctttgaaacatttttaactAATGCTCCTAACTGCTCACGGCAAGAATCTGATGTGGTAAAAACGTTGATTTGTATATAGTTTGCCAGTTCGAGAGCATACATAGCCCTTGCACTTGTAATCTTAGGTCGATGTTTTTGTGTGCAATGTGATACTAGCCAAAGGGCATTGAATTTTCTTTGTCTACGAAACGCAGCAAAGTTTACGCTCTCCACATTTGCCTTTCGGAGCAGCTTTTTAGCAAATGTAAGTTGGGCCCCCTCGCTTCCATGCAGGTAAGTTACAGAGTAGTTGAACAAACCGTCCCATGTATTCTGCAGAGGAGCCTTTATCCACTGCGGCTCACTGCTGTGGAACACCCACAATTCCTCAGGAGATCTAGCAGGAGGGCTCTGATAATGCTCTACGCTTCTTCCCGTGAACAACGTGAGATCAGCAGCAGCGCTTTCTCCGCCGTGTTTTATTCTGCAAGTGTACTCACCACATTTGACggtttttgtagattttttcaAAGCAAATCCTGCCTTCATTCTCACCAGCTTCCAAGAGTCTCTTTTAGAGGAGCCATCCAATTCCCTAGAAGAGTCCTTGGCGGAATGTTGGTCTATGATGGCCTTCCTGTCTAAAACATACCGTATTCAAGATTGATCTTATATATCATACCAAGTGTCACAAGAAGCTTTCGCTATTCGTTTTAATTTTAGAAATACTCTTAGAAATTCCTAGCGGATGACTTTAATACCTCTTAAACAGTTTCAGGCTTTCTCGACATTAGAATGTTTGCAAACATCAAATGAGGTCTAATGCATGCACAACATCTCAATAAGAATGGATCGTGCAAATCTATTTTATTGCACACCGATAATCCCGCGAATCTTACTAGCTAAAGTTGCTGCCACTACCAATGACTGACGAAGCAGTAAAATACTCTCCCATTATTAATAATCCCACGATCAAAGacgagtgaagcgattgtttgggagatttatgataaatttattgattataaaacaaaagcaaaatttatttcagaatgaatGGCAAAGTTTGAGAGAAGATGACCTattgtcccgcgcgtcacacaCCATACCAGAAAAATCTACTTGCATGCCCCAAATTATCATGAGagattatttcattataaaaattttaatgtttctgTATGTCTGAACAAGTTTACTCACTAATTGACAGAAAATTATGATCACAAAAAAATTGCCTATGTGTGTGACACTATGCCTGGCTTAGCCCATCCGGATGTTTCTTGCTTATACTCCCGTAGAACAACTCGTTGTTGCTCACTGCTGAGCCATGCTGAAACTGACAATTCAGATATGTATACTGTTTACAGAAAAAATCTTTTTGTCTGGCATTACCCGAAACATGTCTTTATAAATGACCTCAAGACTCAATTTTTGGGGTAATACATTTATACTCCTTCCTTTTAGAACACAGAAACCTGTGGTAAAACCTTATGATGATTAAGTCAATCAATAACCCTTAGGAACTTGGGTTTGGGAACTTGCAGggaatttaattttattgcattcTAACCATAGCTTGATGAGATATTCCAAGTAGTGATGAGATTTTGAATTTAGCGATGTATAATATATTTGGGTTTACATGCTACCATGCCAGCAACAGCACATTTTAAGCagctttgaaaaacttttccatTGATCAAAGAGGTGCAGTTTATCTTGCAACTACCGGCGAGTATGTTTGGGGCCTGTGTTCCTCGCTTAAAGATATTATAAATGTAGGTTACTCAGGAAGTCCTGTTTCTCGTTCTACTCTATTTTAATTTTGCTTA includes:
- the LOC137400773 gene encoding alpha-(1,3)-fucosyltransferase 11-like, with protein sequence MGECVVDGVPLCLAKAKPEPCRVKTEPSRAQPNRKAIIDQHSAKDSSRELDGSSKRDSWKLVRMKAGFALKKSTKTVKCGEYTCRIKHGGESAAADLTLFTGRSVEHYQSPPARSPEELWVFHSSEPQWIKAPLQNTWDGLFNYSVTYLHGSEGAQLTFAKKLLRKANVESVNFAAFRRQRKFNALWLVSHCTQKHRPKITSARAMYALELANYIQINVFTTSDSCREQLGALVKNVSKTQDQSMKGYTFYLAFENSLCEDYITEKLWKVLEAKPYTIPVALGGLSIEEYRQVAPPNSFIHVKNFTSPKALADHLKHVAENDDAFNYYMQWRNEYRIIRKGYPSGRNYLFML